A region from the Vigna radiata var. radiata cultivar VC1973A unplaced genomic scaffold, Vradiata_ver6 scaffold_234, whole genome shotgun sequence genome encodes:
- the LOC106753131 gene encoding transcription factor LHW, with protein sequence MGFLLKEALRTLCGRNQWSYAVFWKIGCHNSKLLIWEECYYEPLPCPPPMFGMGDLPYQNGGGHWFSSGSQPSQLGIQEEDRVNSLINKMTVNNSVIIAGEGTIGRAAFTGSHQWILLNSFTKDVYPQELYPEVHHQFSAGIQTVAVIPVLPHGVCQFGSFLPINENMGFVNDVKSLILQLGCVPGALLSEDYSANLSIERFAGPSITGVPVSIKPPVITSNCTLSVANASNQKSNSFHTSRPFVQTPCHLNAETSACQGSALILETCKLNQIPSNHCQPNVIPMSETHFSGQQRNGATEDEVIISDVDSCQQQHSVSHNARSTFDNLTGSGSFGQSCQSDDHLTLMEQQIISAIGNRDNVNPCFNVSSTLNMLHLQTDGGHILGHSTSSSSAPPLGGIPIHGGMSTLLRSNLITSPGSQSPKASTADLSREVGIALQNSDSSTKARGCSSAISSNQCSTFHMHVEGSNHKMLPVDLKCVSTNQKIDYDLHQAGNLPTFHVEQRVPISGQIPGLAHDCLSKDDSIQSMMAMNPKLKLDCTKPPSGDDLFDVLGVDLKNKLLNGNWNKLFADELDANTENMDKKLEPMNMPGTTTNPDIYSVKEAISDSGMFSGTGTDHLLDAVVSKAKSVVKQDSDDMSCRTTLTRNSTSSVPSPSRRPVMSGNFQGGLFDFPKNGGKTGATEASFLMSRCNKEDAGNCSQTSSTYGSQLSSWVENSGSVKRENSVSTGYSKRTDEACKPNRKRLKPGENPRPRPKDRQMIQDRVKELREIVPNGAKCSIDALLERTIKHMLFLQSVTKHADKLKQTGESKIINKEGGLLLKDNFEGGATWAYEVGSQSMVCPIVVEDLNPPRQMLVEMLCEKRGFFLEIADLIRGLGLTILKGVMEAHNDKIWARFAVEANRDVTRMEIFMSLVRLLEQTVKGKASSSSNAIDNMVYHSFPQAAQIPATGRPSSLQ encoded by the exons ATGGGGTTTTTGTTGAAAGAAGCTTTGAGGACGCTCTGCGGTCGGAATCAATGGTCTTACGCTGTGTTCTGGAAGATCGGTTGCCACAATTCTAA GTTATTAATCTGGGAAGAATGCTACTATGAACCTTTGCCATGCCCTCCACCCATGTTTGGGATGGGAGATTTGCCTTACCAGAATGGGGGAGGACACTGGTTTTCTTCAGGTTCTCAGCCATCTCAACTCGGGATTCAAGAGGAGGACCGAGTCAATTCTTTGATTAACAAAATGACTGTAAACAATTCAGTTATCATTGCAGGTGAAGG TACGATTGGACGGGCTGCATTTACAGGCAGCCATCAGTGGATTCTTTTGAACAGTTTCACAAAAGATGTATATCCACAGGAG TTATACCCTGAAGTGCATCACCAATTTTCAGCTGGAATACAG ACAGTTGCAGTTATTCCTGTACTTCCTCACGGGGTTTGTCAATTTGGTTCTTTCTTACCT ATAAATGAGAATATGGGATTTGTGAATGATGTGAAGAGCTTGATCTTGCAATTAGGATGTGTTCCTGGCGCCCTTCTATCTGAAGACTATTCAGCAAATCTCTCTATTGAACGATTTGCTGGACCTTCCATTACTGGTGTGCCAGTGTCTATCAAACCACCTGTCATTACGTCAAATTGCACTCTCTCAGTAGCTAATGCCTCCAATCAGAAAAGTAATTCATTTCATACCTCAAGGCCTTTTGTTCAAACACCTTGCCATTTAAATGCGGAGACAAGTGCATGCCAGGGTTCTGCACTGATACTGGAAACCTGTAAACTGAACCAGATACCCAGCAACCATTGCCAACCAAATGTTATTCCAATGAGTGAAACACACTTTTCTGGCCAACAACGGAATGGAGCTACGGAGGATGAAGTGATAATCTCAGATGTTGATTCATGTCAGCAGCAACATTCTGTTTCACATAATGCTAGATCTACATTCGATAACTTGACTGGTTCTGGGTCTTTTGGTCAATCTTGTCAAAGTGATGATCATCTAACATTAATGGAGCAACAAATTATATCAGCCATTGGGAATCGAGATAATGTTAATCCTTGTTTTAATGTGTCAAGTACCTTAAACATGCTTCATCTACAAACAGATGGAGGCCACATACTTGGCCACAGTACGAGTTCTAGCAGTGCTCCTCCACTAGGAGGAATCCCAATACACGGTGGTATGAGTACTCTTTTGAGGTCAAATCTGATTACCAGTCCTGGTTCACAATCTCCCAAAGCATCCACAGCTGATTTATCCAGAGAAGTTGGGATTGCACTTCAAAATTCTGATTCTTCAACTAAAGCAAGAGGTTGTTCTTCGGCTATTTCGAGTAATCAATGCAGCACCTTTCACATGCATGTAGAAGGTTCTAATCACAAGATGCTCCCTGTAGATTTAAAGTGTGTTTCAACTAATCAAAAGATAGACTATGATTTGCATCAGGCCGGTAACCTCCCCACTTTCCATGTTGAGCAACGTGTGCCCATTAGTGGTCAAATCCCTGGTCTTGCCCATGATTGTCTTAGCAAAGATGATAGTATTCAATCTATGATGGCAATGAATCCTAAACTCAAACTAGATTGTACTAAACCTCCATCAGGTGATGACCTGTTTGATGTTTTAGGGGtagatttgaaaaacaaattgcTGAATGGAAATTGGAATAAACTCTTTGCAGACGAATTGGATGCAAATACAGAAAATATGGACAAAAAGTTGGAACCTATGAATATGCCGGGCACAACTACAAATCCTGATATATATTCAGTTAAAGAAGCAATATCAGACAGTGGCATGTTTTCTGGGACGGGAACAGACCACCTCTTGGATGCAGTGGTCTCCAAAGCCAAATCTGTTGTAAAACAGGATTCTGATGACATGTCTTGCAGGACAACATTGACAAGGAATAGTACTTCCTCTGTTCCCTCTCCTTCGCGCAGACCGGTTATGTCTGGTAATTTCCAAGGGGGATTATTTGATTTCCCTAAGAATGGTGGTAAAACAGGTGCTACAGAAGCTAGTTTTCTTATGTCCAGATGTAACAAGGAAGATGCCGGAAACTGTTCTCAAACTAGTTCTACTTATGGCTCACAACTTAGTTCATGGGTTGAGAACAGTGGGAGTGTTAAACGTGAGAATAGTGTTTCTACTGGATACTCAAAGCGGACAGATGAGGCTTGTAAACCCAATCGTAAGAGGCTTAAACCAGGAGAGAATCCCAGACCTCGCCCCAAAGATCGCCAAATGATTCAAGATCGAGTGAAAGAACTAAGAGAAATTGTGCCAAACGGAGCAAAA TGTAGCATAGATGCACTTTTGGaacggacaattaagcacatgCTTTTCTTGCAAAGTGTGACAAAGCATGCCGACAAGCTAAAACAAACTGGCGAGTCTAAG ATTATTAATAAGGAAGGTGGGTTGCTTTTGAAAGACAACTTTGAGGGAGGAGCTACATGGGCATATGAAGTTGGCTCACAATCAATGGTTTGTCCTATTGTAGTTGAGGATCTGAACCCTCCTCGTCAAATGCTAGTGGAG ATGCTTTGTGAGAAGAGAGGTTTCTTTTTGGAAATAGCAGACTTAATCAGAGGATTAGGTTTAACCATATTGAAAGGGGTGATGGAAGCTCACAATGACAAAATCTGGGCACGCTTTGCTGTTGAG GCTAACAGGGATGTAACAAGGATGGAAATATTCATGTCACTGGTTCGTCTTTTGGAGCAAACGGTGAAGGGAAAAGCATCTTCTTCATCCAATGCAATTGATAACATGGTGTATCACAGTTTCCCACAGGCTGCACAGATACCAGCAACCGGAAGGCCTAGTAGCTTGCAATGA
- the LOC106753104 gene encoding uncharacterized protein LOC106753104 yields MDPLPGLDIDTKGQVCKLTKSLYDLKQASRQWFEKLSSFLVSADYIQPKSDHSLFVKKTSTNFTALLVYVDDIALAGNSMIEITRIKALLHHQFHIKDLGELKYFLGFEVARSKKGIHLYQRKYALDILEETRMLGSKPSSTPFLSNNNFLYKTENYMDDPSVYHRLIGKLFYLTNARPDLCFTINLLSQFMQEPTNFHYQALQHVLMYIKSSPSEGLFFPADSSIQIKGFSNSD; encoded by the coding sequence ATGGATCCTCTACCAGGTTTGGACATTGATACTAAAGGGCAGGTTTGTAAGCTCACAAAATCTTTATACGACCTAAAACAGGCCAGCAGACAGTGGTTTGAGAAACTGTCCAGTTTCCTTGTATCTGCAGATTATATTCAGCCCAAATCTGACCATTCCTTATTTGTTAAGAAAACTTCCACCAATTTTACTGCTTTGcttgtatatgttgatgacattgcaTTAGCAGGCAATTCCATGATTGAGATTACTCGTATAAAGGCTCTCCTACATCACCAATTTCACATAAAAGATCTTGGagaactcaaatattttctaggTTTTGAAGTTGCTAGATCTAAGAAAGGGATACATCTTTATCAAAGGAAGTATGCCCTGGATATTCTAGAAGAAACAAGAATGTTGGGTAGCAAACCTAGTTCTACACCTTTTTTGAGCAACAACAATTTCTTGTACAAAACAGAGAACTATATGGATGATCCTAGTGTCTACCACAGACTAATAGGGAAGCTCTTCTATCTCACTAATGCTAGACCAGATTTGTGCTTTACCATTAATCTCTTAAGTCAGTTTATGCAAGAGCCCACTAACTTTCATTATCAGGCCTTGCAGCATGTCCTCATGTATATCAAGTCAAGTCCCTCTGAAGGACTTTTCTTCCCAGCTGATTCAAGCATTCAAATAAAGGGTTTCAGTAACTCCGACTAG
- the LOC106753103 gene encoding aluminum-activated malate transporter 8-like, with amino-acid sequence MVVKLGKDDPRRITHSLKFGFALVLISILQYFRPSFYVLGDNIIWAVITVILVLEFSVGATLGKGLNRVLATTFAGGLAVALREIASFFGDKGKLVMITVSDLHNQIASNVVKIADFLEGFRDEYFNNLGKTAEAEDDKSFLHRYESILSSKTNEETMAVLARWEPRHGRFRFRHPWKQYLKIGNQIRLCAYKIKALSVFLSRSDQTPYEIRSGIEEPCANIIMESGKALKESSLMLKQFAKAGMPNPHVANAKNAAESLKSVLRRNPWEGADHLQIIPAATVASLLIDIVFCVEKICEAVEELANLANFELSEVLHRGTVQPIPDTDAAVHVITIAE; translated from the exons ATGGTTGTAAAACTTGGAAAAGATGACCCCAGAAGGATTACTCACTCCCTTAAGTTCGGATTCGCACTGGTATTAATCTCTATTTTGCAGTATTTTCGTCCCTCCTTCTATGTTCTTGGTGACAACATAATATGGGCCGTTATCACTGTGATATTAGTCCTAGAATTTTCAGTGG GTGCAACACTCGGAAAAGGTTTAAACAGGGTGTTGGCAACGACATTTGCTGGTGGTCTTGCTGTTGCACTCCGCGAAATAGCGAGTTTTTTTGGAGATAAGGGAAAGCTCGTAATGATTACGGTGTCT GATCTTCACAATCAAATTGCTTCCAATGTTGTAAAGATCGCCGACTTTTTGGAAG GATTTAGAGATGAATACTTCAACAATTTAGGGAAGACAGCAGAAGCTGAGGATGATAAGTCATTTCTCCACAGATATGAAAGTATCCTCTCTTCAAAAACTAATGAAGAAACAATG GCTGTTTTGGCAAGATGGGAACCTCGTCATGGAAGGTTCAGATTTCGCCATCCATGGAAGCAATACCTGAAGATCGGAAACCAAATTCGGTTGTGTGCTTACAAAATTAAAGCTCTCAGTGTCTTCCTCTCCCGTTCTGATCAA ACCCCATATGAAATTAGAAGCGGGATCGAAGAACCATGTGCAAACATCATAATGGAATCTGGGAAGGCTCTTAAGGAATCATCATTGATGCTTAAACAGTTTGCAAAGGCAGGAATGCCAAATCCCCATGTGGCAAATGCTAAAAATGCTGCTGAATCTCTTAAATCAGTTCTGAGAAGAAACCCGTGGGAAGGAGCTGATCATCTGCAGATAATACCAGCCGCTACAGTGGCATCACTTCTAATTGATATAGTTTTCTGTGTTGAGAAAATTTGTGAAGCTGTTGAGGAACTTGCAAACCTTGCAAATTTTGAGCTCTCTGAGGTACTCCATCGAGGAACAGTTCAACCTATTCCTGATACTGATGCTGCGGTTCATGTCATCACCATTGCTGAATGA